One Streptomyces sp. NBC_01217 genomic region harbors:
- a CDS encoding CBS domain-containing protein produces the protein MNTAREIMHAGTTCVQENETLADAARRMSELDVGALPICGPDDRLHGIITDRDIVVKCLAKGKDPAIMTAGQLAQGKPITIDAEADTDQVLQAMEEHRIRRLPVIDNHRLVGMISEADLARRLPEEQVGHFVEVVCATA, from the coding sequence ATGAACACCGCACGGGAGATCATGCACGCCGGCACCACCTGCGTCCAGGAGAACGAGACACTGGCGGACGCGGCACGCCGGATGAGTGAACTGGACGTCGGAGCCCTCCCGATCTGTGGGCCGGACGACCGGCTCCACGGGATCATCACCGACCGTGACATCGTGGTGAAGTGTCTCGCCAAGGGCAAGGACCCCGCGATCATGACCGCGGGCCAGCTCGCACAGGGAAAGCCGATCACGATCGATGCCGAGGCCGATACGGACCAGGTCCTGCAGGCCATGGAGGAGCACCGGATCCGGCGGCTGCCGGTCATCGACAACCATCGCCTGGTCGGCATGATCAGCGAGGCCGACCTCGCCCGCCGCCTGCCGGAGGAGCAGGTGGGCCACTTCGTCGAGGTCGTCTGCGCGACCGCCTGA